The Lactobacillus sp. ESL0680 genome has a segment encoding these proteins:
- a CDS encoding PTS glucose transporter subunit IIABC: MAKNKETILLAPANGKVIALSKINDPVFSKGTMGQGFGIMPTNGEVVAPVAGEIVTIAKTKHAIGIKTSTGLEVLIHMGIDTVELNGEPFTINVQNGDTVKAGQVIANMDLDAIKTAKLDPTIITVITNTNDKLAGLDITEGEISAGTQVATAYLKNAPTTASQQKLSYDELAAFIIKNVGGPQNINNVIHCITRLRFYLKDEAQANDDILKNQRGILDVMHASGQYQVVIGDGVANLYDALIKQLPELDDSATTTNSQNDSKNPFSRAINNLIGFITGSMSPVIGVIAASGIIKGILALLTLPQLGSILNVNSVPYITISAMADSAFYFLPIWVGFSAAKRLGSDPIIAAVIGGVITMPQLITWGKAGKVMFRFAGLNFQFLNYTYSIFPMILAAWLAYKLEKWLKKVLPTYLQMIFVPLISVLIVSTITLVITGPIIQGIANGIAVFINWLVSVSGWLGGFIIGGFYQVLVIFGFHWGVVPLVAQQIASTGQSAINAIICSTMIAQGAAVLAVAIKSKKADIKELGFAAMISAFCGVTEPAIYGVNLRYKKVFISGSIGAAFGGLITGLMHGTMFGFTGGLIGFSSFFNPKNPGDLSSFYTFLIASAVSIVVAFIITWFWGYDDKMVMGKKVAKAKRPGTI; this comes from the coding sequence ATGGCGAAAAACAAAGAAACCATTCTTTTGGCTCCCGCAAACGGAAAAGTTATTGCATTAAGCAAGATTAACGATCCGGTCTTCAGTAAAGGAACTATGGGACAAGGATTTGGCATAATGCCAACCAATGGAGAAGTGGTTGCACCCGTTGCTGGTGAAATTGTCACGATTGCCAAAACGAAACACGCAATTGGTATCAAAACCAGTACAGGTCTGGAAGTACTAATTCACATGGGAATTGATACCGTTGAACTCAACGGCGAACCATTTACAATTAATGTTCAAAATGGTGATACTGTTAAGGCAGGCCAAGTAATTGCTAACATGGATCTTGATGCCATTAAAACAGCAAAGTTAGACCCAACAATCATTACAGTCATTACCAACACAAATGATAAACTTGCTGGCTTAGACATCACTGAAGGTGAAATTTCTGCTGGAACCCAAGTAGCAACAGCGTACCTTAAAAATGCCCCAACAACTGCATCGCAGCAAAAATTATCCTATGATGAATTAGCTGCTTTTATCATTAAAAATGTTGGCGGTCCCCAAAATATCAATAATGTTATTCATTGCATTACAAGATTACGGTTCTATCTTAAAGATGAAGCACAAGCAAACGATGATATCCTTAAAAATCAACGCGGTATTCTTGATGTTATGCACGCTTCTGGACAATATCAAGTTGTTATTGGCGATGGCGTTGCCAACTTGTATGACGCATTAATCAAGCAATTACCGGAATTAGACGATAGTGCTACTACCACTAATTCGCAAAACGATAGTAAGAATCCTTTTTCACGGGCAATTAACAATTTAATTGGCTTTATTACTGGTTCAATGAGTCCTGTGATTGGGGTAATTGCTGCTTCAGGTATTATCAAGGGGATTCTTGCTTTATTGACGCTGCCGCAGCTCGGCTCAATACTTAATGTTAACAGCGTTCCTTACATTACCATCAGTGCAATGGCTGACTCGGCCTTCTACTTCCTGCCAATTTGGGTTGGTTTTAGTGCCGCCAAACGTTTAGGTAGTGATCCAATCATTGCTGCCGTAATCGGTGGGGTTATTACCATGCCGCAGTTAATCACTTGGGGCAAAGCAGGAAAAGTCATGTTTCGCTTCGCTGGGTTAAACTTTCAGTTTTTGAATTATACCTACTCAATCTTCCCAATGATTTTGGCAGCTTGGCTAGCTTACAAGTTAGAAAAATGGCTTAAAAAAGTTTTGCCAACTTACCTGCAAATGATTTTTGTGCCATTAATAAGTGTCCTAATTGTTTCTACTATTACCTTAGTAATTACTGGACCAATTATTCAGGGTATCGCCAACGGGATCGCTGTCTTCATTAACTGGTTAGTTTCCGTATCCGGCTGGCTTGGCGGTTTTATTATCGGTGGCTTCTATCAAGTGCTTGTTATCTTCGGCTTTCACTGGGGTGTTGTGCCATTGGTTGCACAACAGATTGCAAGTACCGGTCAAAGTGCCATCAACGCAATTATTTGTTCAACAATGATTGCCCAAGGTGCTGCAGTCTTAGCAGTCGCAATTAAATCTAAGAAGGCTGACATCAAAGAATTAGGCTTTGCCGCAATGATTAGTGCTTTCTGCGGTGTTACTGAACCTGCGATCTATGGCGTTAATCTTAGATACAAAAAGGTCTTCATTTCTGGTTCAATTGGCGCCGCATTCGGCGGTTTAATTACGGGCTTAATGCACGGAACCATGTTTGGCTTCACGGGTGGCCTAATTGGGTTTTCAAGTTTCTTCAATCCGAAAAATCCGGGCGATCTAAGCAGCTTCTACACATTCTTGATTGCCAGTGCTGTTTCAATCGTTGTTGCCTTCATTATTACTTGGTTCTGGGGCTATGACGATAAGATGGTAATGGGCAAGAAAGTTGCTAAAGCAAAGCGCCCAGGTACAATTTAA
- a CDS encoding dihydroorotase, with product MATVIKNGQVCLDNRLTQCDILIKNGCINAIGQDLTAEKVIDAQDKLVSPGLIDMHVHYRDPGQTAKENVHSGTLAAAHGGFTTTAAMPNVVPVPNTAELLQKMVTNNKQNGVVHVLQYGPITVDEVGDTLPDYASLKKAGAIALSNDGKGVQNAQTMYNAMQQAKDNHLIIAEHAQDDTLFNLGVINSGPKAAEFDLRPITELAETTQIARDLLLAAKTGVHYHVCHVSTKTSVDLIRIAKKRGVYVTCEAAPHHLLLTENDITQNDSNFKMNPPLRSKEDQQALIAGLLDGTIDMIATDHAPHTQQDKAGGFSRAAFGITGSETAFSELYTQLVKTGCCSITQLLAWLTIKPATVFNLQHAGRIAIGEPADIAIFDLQAKKKLHQQDYLSKSCNTPFTEDIVYGPTIMTMVSGRVVYQVKE from the coding sequence ATGGCTACAGTCATTAAAAATGGTCAAGTCTGTTTGGACAACCGACTTACCCAGTGCGATATTTTAATTAAAAATGGCTGCATTAATGCTATTGGTCAAGATTTGACGGCTGAGAAAGTCATTGACGCGCAAGATAAGCTGGTCAGTCCGGGTTTGATCGACATGCATGTTCATTATCGTGATCCTGGCCAAACAGCAAAGGAAAATGTTCATTCGGGGACGCTGGCTGCAGCTCATGGCGGTTTTACAACTACCGCGGCAATGCCAAATGTGGTGCCGGTTCCCAATACTGCTGAATTACTGCAAAAGATGGTAACTAATAATAAGCAGAATGGTGTCGTCCATGTTTTACAATACGGGCCAATTACAGTTGATGAAGTTGGCGATACTCTCCCTGACTATGCTAGTTTAAAAAAAGCTGGCGCAATTGCTCTAAGTAATGACGGCAAGGGCGTACAGAATGCACAAACAATGTACAATGCAATGCAGCAGGCAAAAGACAATCATCTAATCATTGCCGAACATGCTCAAGATGACACGCTTTTTAATCTTGGGGTAATTAATAGTGGTCCAAAGGCAGCAGAATTTGACTTGCGACCCATTACAGAACTAGCAGAAACCACGCAAATTGCGCGCGACCTGTTACTGGCTGCTAAGACTGGTGTGCATTATCATGTTTGCCATGTTTCAACTAAGACCAGTGTTGACTTAATCAGAATTGCCAAAAAGCGTGGTGTATACGTTACCTGTGAAGCAGCACCGCATCATCTGTTGTTAACAGAAAATGATATTACACAAAACGACAGTAATTTTAAGATGAACCCGCCGTTAAGGTCAAAAGAAGACCAACAGGCATTAATTGCCGGACTGCTTGATGGGACAATTGATATGATTGCTACGGATCATGCACCACATACCCAGCAGGATAAGGCAGGTGGCTTTAGCAGAGCAGCTTTTGGCATTACTGGTAGTGAGACAGCCTTTAGTGAGCTTTATACGCAGCTAGTCAAGACAGGGTGCTGCAGTATAACGCAATTACTCGCTTGGTTAACAATTAAGCCGGCGACGGTTTTTAACTTGCAACATGCGGGGAGGATTGCAATTGGTGAACCGGCAGATATTGCCATTTTTGACTTGCAGGCTAAGAAAAAATTACACCAGCAGGACTACCTTTCAAAAAGTTGTAATACACCGTTTACCGAAGACATAGTTTATGGACCAACGATAATGACAATGGTTTCTGGACGCGTAGTTTATCAAGTAAAGGAGTAA
- the pyrR gene encoding bifunctional pyr operon transcriptional regulator/uracil phosphoribosyltransferase PyrR: MAKEIWDALAMKRALTRITYEIIERNKGTENLVLVGIKTRGVYLAKRIHDRIQKLEGVDVPLGQLDITLYRDDRHDATLKQDPVVNSNKVGVEIADQHVVLVDDVIYTGRTIRAAMDALMDIGRPSSIAVAVLVDRGHRELPIRADFVGKNIPTSSTEQVAVSVEEVDGQDSVKLKPLPEE, from the coding sequence ATGGCAAAAGAAATTTGGGATGCGCTCGCAATGAAGCGGGCACTAACAAGAATTACTTATGAAATTATTGAACGTAATAAGGGAACCGAGAACTTGGTGCTTGTTGGCATTAAGACGCGTGGTGTGTATTTGGCTAAACGGATTCATGACCGCATTCAAAAGTTGGAGGGTGTCGATGTTCCCCTAGGGCAACTGGATATTACCCTCTACCGTGATGACCGTCATGACGCAACTCTTAAACAGGATCCGGTTGTCAATTCCAATAAAGTTGGAGTTGAGATTGCCGATCAACATGTTGTCCTTGTTGATGACGTTATTTATACGGGGCGGACAATTAGGGCAGCAATGGACGCCCTGATGGACATTGGTCGACCAAGTTCAATCGCTGTTGCGGTTCTGGTTGACCGCGGTCACCGCGAATTGCCAATTCGGGCAGATTTTGTTGGAAAAAATATCCCGACGTCTTCAACAGAACAAGTTGCTGTTAGTGTTGAGGAAGTTGACGGGCAGGATAGCGTAAAATTAAAGCCGTTACCGGAAGAATAA
- a CDS encoding aspartate carbamoyltransferase catalytic subunit, with amino-acid sequence MKNYNLVSLPHFVSVAGLQADEVRALIDRAEYFKRGGAIPKLARPVYVTNMFFENSSRTHTSFEIAERKLGLTVIPFDPAHSSVKKGETLYDTSLTMAALGVNLEVIRHPQNEYYNELISLAPEQHLSIGVINAGDGSGQHPSQCLLDMMTIHEHFGHFENLKVAIVGDITNSRVAKSNMELLTQLGAQVYFSGPEYWYDKQFDQYGQFAPLDDLIGQVDVMMLLRVQHERHAGDLNESKFDPMQYHEQFGINERRYHALKKDAIIMHPGPINRDVELAGKLVEAPKSMFVRQMQNGVFMRMAMIEAVLRGRQLGGLE; translated from the coding sequence ATGAAAAATTATAATCTTGTTAGTTTACCGCATTTTGTTAGTGTCGCCGGCTTGCAGGCAGATGAAGTACGCGCCTTGATTGACCGTGCAGAGTACTTTAAGCGTGGAGGGGCTATACCCAAATTGGCTAGGCCAGTTTATGTGACTAACATGTTTTTTGAAAATTCAAGCAGAACCCATACCAGCTTTGAAATTGCGGAGCGCAAATTAGGCTTAACAGTTATTCCCTTTGATCCGGCTCATAGTTCAGTTAAAAAAGGTGAGACCTTATATGATACCTCGCTAACTATGGCGGCCTTGGGGGTTAACCTTGAAGTTATTCGCCATCCGCAAAATGAATATTACAATGAGTTAATTTCTTTAGCGCCTGAGCAGCACTTAAGCATTGGCGTCATTAATGCCGGTGATGGCAGTGGTCAGCACCCATCGCAATGTCTGCTTGACATGATGACAATTCATGAGCACTTTGGTCATTTTGAGAATTTGAAAGTAGCGATCGTTGGTGACATTACCAATTCTCGGGTCGCCAAAAGTAATATGGAGTTATTAACTCAGCTTGGTGCGCAAGTTTACTTTTCTGGACCAGAATATTGGTATGACAAGCAGTTTGACCAATATGGGCAGTTTGCCCCGCTTGACGATCTGATTGGTCAAGTTGATGTGATGATGTTACTGCGCGTTCAGCATGAGCGTCATGCAGGTGACCTGAATGAAAGTAAGTTTGACCCAATGCAATATCACGAGCAATTTGGGATTAATGAGCGCCGCTATCATGCACTAAAAAAGGATGCAATTATCATGCATCCAGGTCCGATTAATCGTGATGTTGAACTAGCTGGCAAATTAGTTGAAGCACCCAAGAGTATGTTTGTTCGTCAGATGCAAAATGGGGTCTTTATGCGCATGGCAATGATTGAGGCGGTACTGCGCGGTCGCCAGTTGGGAGGGCTAGAATAA
- the treR gene encoding trehalose operon repressor — protein MMQSKSEIIAQDIAAKVKHQQFKVNSFLPSESELTKLYGTSRETVRKALEELNSLGLIQKIRGKGSLVLNLEQYSFPISGISSFAELSQSLGMDAQTEVLTLAKMSSLPELFKKKFPNEKQQKGFYVERLRKINGKPEILDCDFLFTPLINELPLSAAQTSIYNYLENEMGLEVSYATKEITVEKIDENLQKKLNLKDKTAVLVASHNYLSDATLFQLTLSYHDPSKFKFVDFARRQRIKF, from the coding sequence ATCATGCAATCAAAATCAGAAATTATCGCCCAAGACATTGCAGCTAAGGTCAAACACCAGCAATTTAAGGTTAATTCTTTTTTACCAAGTGAAAGCGAGTTGACCAAGTTATACGGAACCTCACGTGAGACGGTGCGTAAGGCCTTGGAAGAATTAAATTCGTTAGGCCTAATTCAGAAGATTCGCGGCAAGGGATCGTTGGTTTTGAATTTAGAGCAGTATTCCTTTCCGATTTCTGGCATTTCAAGTTTTGCGGAATTAAGCCAATCTCTGGGCATGGATGCGCAAACTGAAGTTTTAACTTTGGCGAAAATGTCGTCGTTACCCGAGCTTTTTAAGAAAAAATTCCCGAATGAAAAGCAGCAGAAGGGCTTTTACGTTGAGCGCCTGCGTAAGATTAATGGTAAACCAGAAATTCTTGATTGTGATTTTTTGTTTACCCCGCTAATTAATGAGTTGCCGCTGAGTGCGGCACAAACTTCAATTTACAATTACCTTGAGAATGAAATGGGACTGGAAGTTTCATATGCGACTAAGGAAATTACCGTTGAAAAGATTGATGAAAATTTACAAAAAAAGTTAAACCTGAAGGATAAAACAGCGGTATTAGTTGCCAGTCATAATTATTTAAGTGATGCGACCCTATTTCAGTTAACCTTGTCTTATCATGATCCAAGTAAATTTAAATTTGTTGACTTTGCGCGAAGACAAAGAATAAAATTCTAA
- the carB gene encoding carbamoyl-phosphate synthase large subunit has product MPKRTDIHKIMVIGSGPIIIGQAAEFDYSGTQACLALREEGYEVVLVNSNPATIMTDTEIADKVYLEPLTVDAISRIIRQEYPDAILPTLGGQVGLNMALSLAESGILQELGIELLGTKLASIEQAEDREEFKQLCQQLGEPVPPSKSVKTVAEALAFGDEIGYPIIVRPAFTMGGTGGGICNDHDELARIAKNGLELSPVTECLVEKSIAGYKEIEFEVMRDHADNTMIVCCMENFDPVGIHTGDSIVFSPSQTLSDKEYQLLRDCSLRLIRALKIEGGCNVQLALDPKSFNYDVIEVNPRVSRSSALASKATGYPIAKMAAKIAVGLTLDEIKNPVTGTTFAEFEPSLDYVVCKIPRWPFDKFPKANRELSTQMKATGEVMAIGRTAEEAFQKAVRSLEIDQKDFYSADAHKASDEDLEQKLVKAQDDRLFYLAEAFRRGYSMTDIHELTKINFYFLDVVRHIVDMEKTITAHPDDITVLKTAKKYGFSDQTIGKLWHHTPEQVRQVRKQHGIVPVYKMVDTCAAEFASQTPYFYSTYDLENESQRDHKKSVLVIGSGPIRIGQGVEFDYATVHSVKALQKMGYEAIVINSNPETVSTDFSISDKLYFEPLTLEDVLNVCDLEQPEGIIIQFGGQTSINLAAGLEEHGIKVLGTSVEDLNCAEDRELFDQAVKELHLKQPQGITATSHAGVIQAAAKLGYPVLVRPSYVLGGKAMAIVYSQDELEDYLHDHVDIASSHPILVDDYLDGRECDVDAICDGEQVLIPGIMEHIEHAGVHSGDSMAVYPAQTFSTEVKQKIAKLTKELALKLNCRGIMNLQLIERDNEIYIIEVNPRASRTVPFLSKVTGIEMAQVATRVIMGQSLRSQGYADGLAPEPKLVSVKAPVFSFSKLADVDSYLGPEMKSTGEVMGSDVSFAKALYKAFAGAGMQIPDSGNVLLTIEDRDKEAILPLAQKFAQIGYRIFATSGTAAFLQKHNLHVTLLSKIHQQADSNLLTELRSGKIDLVINTMGHDLTKNSDGFIIRQTAIQQNVPLITSLDTARALLTALANRSFLTTSLK; this is encoded by the coding sequence ATGCCTAAAAGAACAGATATTCATAAAATTATGGTCATCGGCTCGGGACCGATAATTATTGGCCAAGCAGCAGAATTTGACTATTCGGGAACGCAGGCGTGTCTAGCTTTGCGCGAAGAGGGCTACGAAGTCGTGCTGGTTAATTCCAATCCAGCAACGATTATGACGGATACTGAAATTGCCGACAAGGTTTATCTTGAACCGTTGACAGTTGATGCAATTTCGCGAATTATTCGTCAAGAATATCCCGATGCAATTTTGCCGACACTAGGCGGTCAAGTCGGCCTGAACATGGCTTTATCTTTAGCTGAAAGCGGCATCTTACAGGAATTAGGGATTGAACTTTTAGGAACTAAGCTTGCGTCAATCGAGCAGGCAGAAGATCGCGAAGAGTTTAAACAATTATGTCAGCAGTTGGGCGAGCCGGTTCCACCATCCAAAAGTGTCAAAACTGTCGCTGAGGCATTGGCATTTGGGGATGAAATTGGCTACCCAATCATTGTTCGTCCGGCTTTTACCATGGGTGGCACTGGTGGCGGAATTTGCAACGACCATGATGAACTTGCACGTATTGCCAAGAACGGCTTGGAATTATCGCCGGTTACTGAATGTTTAGTAGAAAAGTCGATCGCTGGCTACAAAGAGATTGAATTTGAAGTCATGCGCGATCATGCTGATAACACAATGATTGTTTGCTGCATGGAAAATTTTGATCCTGTTGGTATTCATACTGGTGATTCGATTGTCTTTTCACCATCACAGACACTGTCAGACAAGGAATATCAACTATTGCGCGATTGTTCGTTGCGCTTGATTCGAGCATTGAAGATTGAGGGTGGCTGCAACGTGCAGCTAGCACTTGATCCAAAGAGCTTTAATTATGATGTGATTGAAGTTAATCCAAGAGTGTCACGTTCATCGGCTCTAGCTTCGAAGGCAACGGGTTATCCGATTGCCAAGATGGCTGCGAAAATTGCGGTTGGTCTGACGTTGGATGAAATCAAAAATCCGGTAACGGGGACAACTTTTGCAGAGTTTGAGCCGTCACTGGATTATGTTGTTTGCAAAATTCCCCGCTGGCCGTTCGATAAGTTTCCTAAAGCTAACCGCGAACTCAGTACCCAGATGAAGGCAACAGGTGAGGTGATGGCGATTGGGCGCACAGCTGAGGAAGCCTTTCAAAAAGCTGTCAGGTCGCTAGAAATTGATCAAAAAGACTTTTATTCTGCAGATGCTCATAAGGCAAGTGATGAGGATTTGGAACAAAAGCTGGTTAAGGCACAAGACGATCGCCTCTTTTATCTTGCCGAAGCCTTTCGCCGGGGCTATTCGATGACGGATATCCATGAATTGACCAAAATCAATTTTTATTTTTTGGATGTTGTGCGCCACATCGTTGATATGGAGAAGACCATTACGGCACATCCAGACGATATTACTGTACTTAAGACAGCCAAGAAGTACGGCTTTAGCGACCAGACAATTGGTAAATTATGGCATCACACACCTGAACAAGTAAGGCAGGTGCGTAAACAGCATGGCATTGTTCCTGTTTACAAAATGGTTGATACCTGTGCGGCAGAATTTGCTTCGCAAACGCCATACTTTTATTCAACTTATGACCTAGAAAATGAGAGTCAACGTGATCATAAAAAATCAGTCTTGGTGATTGGCTCTGGTCCAATTAGAATTGGTCAGGGGGTTGAGTTTGATTATGCAACCGTGCATTCCGTTAAGGCATTGCAGAAGATGGGTTATGAAGCAATTGTTATTAATTCTAACCCAGAAACGGTTTCGACTGACTTTTCAATTTCTGATAAATTATACTTTGAACCTTTGACACTGGAAGATGTGCTTAATGTTTGTGACTTGGAACAGCCAGAAGGGATTATCATTCAGTTTGGCGGACAGACGTCAATTAACCTGGCTGCAGGACTGGAAGAACACGGCATTAAAGTACTAGGAACAAGTGTCGAAGATTTAAATTGTGCCGAAGATCGCGAATTATTCGATCAGGCAGTTAAAGAGTTGCATTTAAAGCAGCCGCAGGGAATTACGGCGACAAGCCACGCAGGCGTTATTCAGGCAGCGGCTAAACTAGGGTATCCAGTTTTGGTGCGCCCAAGTTATGTTCTTGGCGGTAAAGCAATGGCAATTGTGTACAGTCAAGATGAATTAGAAGATTATTTACACGACCATGTAGATATTGCCAGCAGTCACCCAATTTTAGTAGATGATTATTTAGATGGTCGGGAGTGCGACGTTGATGCTATTTGTGATGGCGAGCAGGTGCTGATTCCCGGAATTATGGAACATATTGAACATGCCGGTGTGCATTCAGGTGATTCAATGGCTGTTTATCCGGCGCAAACTTTTTCAACTGAAGTTAAGCAAAAAATTGCCAAACTTACCAAGGAATTGGCATTAAAACTAAATTGCCGCGGAATTATGAACTTGCAGCTAATTGAACGGGACAATGAAATTTACATTATTGAAGTTAATCCCCGTGCTAGTCGAACAGTACCGTTTTTAAGTAAAGTTACCGGTATTGAAATGGCCCAGGTTGCAACGCGAGTGATTATGGGGCAAAGTCTACGCAGTCAAGGCTATGCCGACGGCTTGGCACCAGAACCAAAATTGGTTAGTGTAAAAGCACCTGTTTTTTCATTCAGTAAACTAGCTGATGTTGATAGTTATTTGGGACCAGAAATGAAGTCAACAGGTGAGGTAATGGGTAGTGATGTGAGTTTTGCAAAGGCTCTCTATAAGGCTTTTGCCGGTGCGGGGATGCAGATTCCTGATAGTGGTAATGTATTGTTAACCATTGAGGATCGTGATAAAGAGGCGATTTTACCCTTAGCGCAAAAATTCGCCCAGATTGGCTATCGGATATTTGCAACCAGTGGAACTGCGGCGTTTTTGCAAAAGCATAATCTACATGTGACCTTGCTTAGCAAAATTCATCAGCAGGCAGACAGTAATTTGTTAACAGAATTGCGCAGCGGTAAGATTGATCTGGTAATCAATACAATGGGGCATGATCTAACGAAGAATTCTGATGGTTTTATTATCAGACAGACCGCAATTCAACAGAATGTACCGCTAATTACGAGCTTAGATACAGCACGCGCACTATTAACGGCGCTAGCCAATCGGTCATTTTTAACAACTAGTTTGAAGTAA
- a CDS encoding carbamoyl phosphate synthase small subunit, with translation MKYLILEDGSIYQGEGFGAACEAKGEVVFTTGMTGYQEAITDQSYADQILVFTNPLIGNYGITLADYESLEPGIKGVICHQVAHHPDNWRMQTTLPDFLKKLNIPGIQGIDTRALVKKLRLHGTMRGQIANSAADAAQIAQALQKENLTKGAVSRVSTTRSYPVPGSKRNIVVVDFGIKNSILRELVQRDCNCIVVPYNTTAERILSLHPDGVLLSNGPGNPEEMSRAATMVREVEQYLPLMGICMGHQVFALANGAETFKMKFGHRGLNHPVREIATGNIGFSSQNHGYAVKAESIAATDLMVTHVEVNDGTIEGLRHKKYPAFSVQFHPDATPGPHDQQGIFDYFMQMIDQRKEAKQHA, from the coding sequence ATGAAGTATCTGATTTTGGAAGACGGCAGTATCTATCAGGGCGAAGGCTTCGGTGCTGCATGTGAAGCAAAAGGTGAAGTGGTCTTCACAACGGGGATGACCGGTTATCAGGAAGCGATTACGGATCAATCTTATGCCGATCAGATTTTAGTGTTCACTAACCCTCTGATTGGTAATTATGGCATTACACTAGCAGATTATGAATCGCTTGAACCGGGAATTAAGGGCGTGATTTGTCATCAAGTGGCGCATCATCCTGATAACTGGCGCATGCAGACAACCTTGCCAGACTTTCTTAAAAAATTAAATATTCCCGGTATTCAAGGAATTGATACGCGTGCTTTAGTTAAAAAATTGCGGCTGCATGGTACAATGCGCGGTCAGATTGCTAATTCTGCGGCTGATGCAGCCCAAATTGCTCAAGCCCTACAAAAAGAAAATTTAACTAAGGGAGCAGTTAGCCGGGTGTCGACAACCCGCTCGTATCCAGTACCTGGTTCCAAGCGCAATATTGTGGTGGTTGATTTTGGTATCAAAAATAGTATTCTGCGCGAATTAGTGCAGCGTGATTGTAACTGTATTGTCGTGCCGTACAATACCACAGCTGAACGCATTCTAAGTTTGCATCCAGACGGGGTATTACTTTCTAACGGTCCCGGTAATCCTGAGGAAATGTCGCGTGCTGCGACGATGGTGCGAGAAGTTGAGCAGTATTTGCCATTAATGGGGATCTGTATGGGGCATCAAGTTTTTGCTTTGGCGAATGGTGCCGAGACGTTCAAAATGAAATTTGGTCATCGAGGACTTAATCACCCAGTTCGCGAAATTGCGACCGGTAATATTGGCTTTAGTTCGCAGAATCATGGCTACGCGGTTAAGGCAGAATCAATTGCGGCAACTGACTTAATGGTAACTCACGTTGAAGTTAATGACGGTACAATTGAAGGTCTGCGCCATAAGAAGTATCCGGCATTTTCGGTGCAGTTTCATCCAGATGCAACTCCTGGACCACACGATCAGCAAGGGATTTTTGATTACTTTATGCAAATGATCGATCAAAGAAAGGAAGCTAAGCAACATGCCTAA